The genomic window TTACAAAGGCGCGATAACTGCGGCAGCTGATCGTCTTCTATAGTGGGGCCGGAGTAGTTTTCCACAGCACCCTGTAGCTTCATTACTTTATCGCTAAGCATTGAACCTGCATTTGTCATAACAATCTCGAACCGCGTTTTTGGTTGACCAGTATATTTTTAGAATATTTATACAATGTGGCAAACAGCCATAAATGTAACGTATTCCTTAGAGGCCGTCACCGAAACTTTGTGAACTGGCGCACGTTTGGCGCCAAAGACATCATAATTTCTTCTTAGTTCACCAAAAATTCTCTAAGCGAAAGGGACTGGATTCCAAGCGCATTAATATTACTTTCGTCTAACCACGCGCGGTAGCGAGGAAGTAATTCACGCCACTCGTCGTCGGTGATAGAAAACCAGCAAGTATCTCGGTTGCGCCCTTTTACCACCAAGTGATTTCTGAACAGCCCTTCATAGGTAAAGCCAAAGCGCAGCGCTGCATTGCGCGAAGGTGCATTGTGCGCGTGGCACTTCCATTCGCAGCGGCGGTAGCCCAGCGCGAAGGCGTGTTCCAACATTAAGTACACCGCCTCGGTCGCCTGTACGGTTTGCTGCAGGGCTGGCGAAAAGGCGAGGTGCGCAAGCTCTACCGAGCCGCGGGCCTCATCGATAGCGGCATAGGCTAACACCCCAAGTGGAGCGCCGCTGGCTTTGTGCTCTATGCATAAGAAGCGCGGGTCGGTGGTAGTGGCGGCCATTTGCAGCCAGCAGTCGTAAGCTTCAAAGTCGTCAAAGGGGCCGTAGGGCAGGTAGGTCCACATGCGCTGGTCAGGGCTTTGTTGGTTGGCTTCAAATAAAGCTTGCGCATGTTTGCGCGGGTTAAGGGGTACAACACGGGTAAAACGGCCCTCTAAGGTTGCCGCGCTAATATTGCCGGCGCCCTGCCAATCGGGCACGGCTTTACCTAGTGCTTGACCCAATGCGTTTGGCTCTGCATACAATAGCGCCAAATCTTCTTCCATATTCATAGGTAACCTTATTAATGTGTTTGAAATGAATTTGTTATACTCGCCGCACATTCGCTATACCGCGTGCCGAAAATTGATTAAAAAAGAATCGAGCAACGGGTATAAAAGGCGAGATATTCGCCAACAAGCCATCATAACGAATAACTGATCGGGCCTCCCGCTTTATGACCGAATCCACAGTAGTATACGATGCCGAAGAGCAAATACCGCTCAAGCAGTTTTCCGAAAAAGCGTATTTGGATTACTCCATGTACGTTATTCTCGACCGCGCCTTACCCCACGTAGGTGACGGCCTTAAACCCGTTCAGCGCCGCATTGTTTATGCCATGAGCGAGCTGGGCTTAAAGTCCACCGCCAAGTATAAAAAGTCCGCCCGCACCGTGGGTGATGTAATCGGTAAGTTCCACCCGCACGGCGACAGCGCCTCCTACGAAGCCATGGTTATCATGGCGCAGCCGTTCTCGTTTCGTTACCCACTGGTAGATGGTCAAGGTAACTGGGGTTCGCAGGATGACCCCAAATCGTTTGCGGCTATGCGATACACCGAGTCGCGCTTGGCGGCGTTTAGTGATGTGTTGTTGGCCGAGCTTGGCCAAGGCACGGTAGATTGGCAGCCCAACTTCGACGGCACCTTAGATGAACCCAAAGTGCTGCCGGCAAAAGTGCCCACCGTTCTACTAAACGGCACCACAGGTATTGCTGTGGGTATGGCCACCGATATACCGCCGCACAATTTGCGCGAGTTGGTGAATGCAACAATTCACCTGTTGGAAAACCCCAACGCTACCGTACCCGAATTGTGCGAGCACCTGTTAGGCCCAGATATGCCTACCGAAGCCGAAATTATTTCGCCGCGTGAAGACATTATAAAAATGTACGAAACCGGCAAAGGCTCGCTAAAAATGCGCGCAATTTGGACCAAAGAAGGTAACGATGCGGTCATTACCGCTCTGCCTCATCAGGTAAGCGGTGCAAAAATTCTCGAGCAAATAGCCGCGCAAATGCAGGCTAAAAAGCTGCCAATGGTGGCAGACTTGCGCGATGAATCCGACCATGAAAACCCCACCCGTTTAGTGATAGTGCCGCGCTCTAACCGCATAGACATAGATGGCGTTATGAACCACCTGTTTGCCACTACCGATTTAGAACGCAACTACCGCGTTAACCTCAATATGATTGGTATTAACGGCCGTCCAGGTGTGCGTTCGCTCGATAAAATTCTTGGCGACTGGTTGAGCTTCCGCATGGTAACCGTGCGCCGTCGTTTGCAGCACAGGTTGGATTGGGTAAATCGCCGTTTACATTTATTGGACGCAGCGTTAATTGCTTTTTTAAACCTCGATGAAGTAATTGAAATTGTTCGCACCGAAGACAAGCCGCGCGAAGTGCTCATGCAGCGGTTTGATTTAACCGAAGAGCAAGCCAACTATATTTTAGATACGCGGTTACGCCAGTTGGCTCGTTTAGAGGAAATGAAAATACGCGGCGAGCAAGACGAGTTGCAAAAAGAGCGCGACACCATAGAAAAAACGCTTGGCTCTGCGCGCATGATGAAAACACTTATCAAAAAAGATATGTTGCAGGTACTAAAAGAGCACGGCGACGAACGCCGCTCGCCAATTGTTACCCGCGAAGAGTCACAAGCATTTAGCGAAGACCAGTTGCTAACTAGCGAACCGGTGACCGTTGTGCTTTCAGAAAAAGGCTGGATACGCTCCGCCAAGGGTCACGAAATGGACCCCGCATCGCTCAGTTATAAAGCCGGCGATGAATTTAAATTTGCTTCGCGGGGCAAAAGTAATCAAAGCGTTATTTTAATTGATTCAACTGGTCGCAGTTACGCTTTAGCTGCACACACGTTGCCGTCGGCACGTGGGCAGGGCGAACCTGTTACCGGCAGACTAAATCCTCCCAGCGGTGCCACTATCGAAGGCATGTTAATGGGCAGTGAAGATCAGCGTGTGCTGTTAGCTTCGGATGCCGGTTACGGTTTTGTGGGCAAGCTAGGCGATTTAGTGTCTAAAAATAAAGCGGGTAAAGCTGCGCTAACGCTTCCTAAAGGTGCTGAAGTTTTACCGCCCACCGTGATAGAAGATTTAGATAACACCTGGCTTGCCGCCTTTAGCAACGAAGGTCGCTTATTAGTATTTAAAGTTACCGAGCTGCCTGAGTTAGCGCGCGGTAAAGGCAATAAAATTATTAATATTCCTTCTGCCCGCGTACAAAACCGCGAAGAGTTTGTAATTGCTTTAGCCGTAGTGCAAGCGAGCGATACCTTGAAAGTGGTTTCGGGTAAGCGCCATTTAAATCTTAAGTTTAAAGATTTAGAGCACTATATTGGCGAGCGCGGACGGCGAGGTAATAAATTGCCACGCGGCTTCCAAAAGGTGGATGCTGTCGAATTACTATAGGTAGTCGATGTGCACTTAAGTAGTGCTTTGCCGTATTAGTTTTTTATTTGAAGCGAACAAAATTCTTGTTCGCTTTTTTTTGACCAAGAATTGAACGCGCCTTGAAGAGCTAGATTAAAATGTAAAAAACGCAATGCGAAACGGTTGGCATTCGAGAAATATCAGCGTCTAAATCCCTTTTATTGTTTAAGAATCACCATTCTGCTACTTGATCCATGTGTAAACTGGTGACACACTCTCTTACACTGTTTAGCGGCAACAACAATAATAGCTAAAACACATACATCCTAAACCGTAGTACGAGCACTAACTAGTTTTCTAGTTAATTGGTATTACTAAACCCATTTTTGTAGTAATTAAAATGTCTGAGTTTAGAAAGCACGGTCGTAAACTTGTTAAGTGTGCGGTACGGCTAACCCATAAAGAGTTTGGCGAAATAGTCACCGAGACGCGAGATATCTCTGAAACCGGTGTGTTTGTTTCCTGTGCCGATTTAGTGAGTTTTGTTGCTATAGGTGAGCGTATTCAAGCTAAGCTTTACGCAGATTGTGACTCGGTTTCCGAGACGCACTTAGAGGTTGTGCGCCTCTCCGATGAAGGTGTGGGGTTAGCATTTATCTAAAAAGCAGTTTAACTTTACTGCCTCTTCACTTATGCCTACGCTTACTCCTCTAAGCCGTTACTGCGCATCATCGCTTGTAACTCATGCACGTATTCTTCACCGCGCTCCGAGTATTTTATTAAACCTTCCGCCAATGCTACGCCGGTAATTGGCTGATTCGCTTGATGCAGCTGGGCGCGAATGTTTCTCAATTGCTTGTAAGCACGGTGAGTATTTAAGTTGCGCAGGTAGGCGTCCACCGAACCCGCTGGGCTTTTAAATTTTCGCACTTCATGTTTAGCGTTAGCGCGTCGTCCACTTGGCACCAAGCCGCAGCCCTTTTTAAAACACCACTGACCAAAATAATTATTGCCATCTTGCGCAAAGCGCGATGTACCCCAAGCCGATTCGTTAGCTGCTTGCGCCAATACCAGTGCGGGCGGAATGATGTGCATGCGCTTGTTTAGCTCTGCCAATTGTTTTTCGATTGGCCACTCTTCTTTAATTTTATAGCGCTTAAGCCAGCGCGAAAGATAAAACTGGTGAGTGTTGCTGAGTGTTGCATCTTCTTGCCAGTCGTTTTGCACCGCCGCCAGTCGTTCTCTGTCGGCAAGTATTAACGTGTTTTTGTGTTCAATAATGGGGGTGAAATAATTAAAAAACGTCGCTTTGCGTTCGGCAATATCGGTAATGGCGCTAAAGTCTGGGGCTGGGCCAAACGCAGTAGAAGTATTAATGGCGCGGCTGGGGGAGTGCTGAATTGCCCAAATAAGTAGGCCAAAGGTGGCAATAATATAGGCGGTAAAAAGCAGTGCAATAAACTTAGTTTTAGCGTTTTGCATGGGTATCCTTAGGCGCAAAAGAAAGAGGGTATTGGTTTATTTTAGGCAGTAATCATTACTGCCTTTTTGTTCGCAAGTAGCGCGGTGCACAACTTAAATAATAGCTGTTAATTGGAGAGCTATATTTTTAATGTGTCGCGCAGCTGTTTAAGGCGCACTTGGTTTTCTTGCTTGTTTAGAGGGGTGGTCGTTTCGGCCGGTAACGCCTTAACTTGCGGGGCGGGCAATTCTTCGCCCTTTAATAGGCGTTCGCATAATTTATTGAAATTAGCTTTAAATACTGGGAAGGCGATGTGCTCGGGGTTATTTTGTAAAAAGAACCAATCGCTGGCTTTGCCCGCGTGATAAACAATGGGGTGCGACCAAGTAAACCCGGCTTTGGGCGAAGGGGCTTGGCAGGCCTCAATAAACGCTTGGTGCGCGTCGGGTAAATCTGGCTGGGCCGCTTCTTCACAGGCTTGAATCATGCGTTTTAGAGTGGGCAAAAATTCACTGTTTTCAATAACCGAGCGCGATGCTTTAAGCAGCACTTCTGGCTCAAAGCGCGACAGCGAATCCAACCATAACCGCTTGATGTAGTTTAGGTCTTTATCGTTAGAAAAAGCCTTAAAGTACTGGTTGTGGTAGTTAAGCTGAAACAGCGCAAACACCTGATTAATGGCATCTATATGGCCGGTGTTTGGGGGCTGGCGCTGGCCGCTATTAGACTGCCCAGCTTCTGTCGGTAAGTTGTTCTTCAATGCTTATCTCTCTTGTCGATCTCTGCGCGGGTTGCGTGCCGTTATTCGTTGCTGTGCCATTGGCTAGGCGTTTGGCCCAGTGGAATTTTACGTGTTGTAAAAACCGCGTGTTCCACGACGTGTGCACTTGCTTGCTATCGCGCCAGTATAGGATGAATTCTGGCAGCACTGACTGGGCAAACGCAAGGTCAATATTGGCCAAGCGCAATACATCGTACACATCGTTAGAGGGTTGCCAGTTCTCGGGTATGGGTTTAGGGTCGGTGCTGTGCTCTACCGCACTGTTGTATTTTTTCCACTGCAGGCGCACATGTTGAATAAACTTGGAGTTCCATGTTTTAAGCACATCGCCGCGCTCTTGCCAATACAGTACAAACTCTGGAATGGCATCTTCCACAAAGCCGCGGCTAATACCCGCGTGCACCGTGAGTACATCCATGGCATCTAAGCTGGGCTGCCAAGCTGCGTGCATGGCAATGGCTTGGTCTTTTTGGTTGCGCTTGGACTCGAAATCGCGCCATTTAAAAATAACATGCTGCACAAACTTCGCACCCCACGACCTGTGCGCTTCGCGGCGTTCGCGCCAATAGGTAATAAAGTTAGGCAATTGCTCTAGGGCAAAGTGCTCGGGAATATTGTGTTGTGCTAGTTGGGTGAGGGTATCGCGTGATGGGCGCCAATTGGCCCCCAAAAAATTCTTGCCGAACGATTGGCTTATCTCATCTACCTGCGCTTCTTCGGCGCGAATAGTAGGGCCCTTTTGCGGCATAGATACAATGGGTGTGCGGCCTGTTTGCGCTGGTGCCGCGCTGCGCTCGTTATAGGCAAATTTAAAGCTGGGCTCGCTGCCAAAGTGCGCCGAGCCAATAAGCAAAATGCCTTTGTCACGCAGGCTTTGGCACACGCGTTGAACTTCTCGCGCATCCCAAAAGGGGGTAGCTTCGGCCAAATGTTCGGTGGCAATGGTGAGCCAAGTGTAACCGTTGTTGGGGCGCGCTTCGGCCAGAGGGCCTAAATCCGCTAACACCGCCAGCATGACGGCTTCCTCTAAACCAATTGTTGCTGCCAGCGAGGGCGGTACAGCAATGGTTTTTTCTGGAACGAGCGAACTTTTCATAGGGGTCTCTGTGTTGGATCGGTGACTTACATATGTGCACAGGCACTGCAGCTAAATGCTCTGCACGGTGGGCGGCCTGCGGTGTGGCTGTTCAGATTCTTGCCCAGGTACTTGTACCCGCGCTTAGATAAGCGATGTGCCCACCGAGCATATCAGCCTTGTAGGCGGGTAGCTGCTAGGCGCCTAGCCTAACATTTATCGGCTTTGGGCGCAGTAAACGGATGTAATTCGGTCGGCGCATTTTCTAATCTTAACCTATAGTTAAGGGGTGAGCTCGCAAGGGCTGTAAGCAAGCCAGCTACAAGGTGAGTAGCTAAAGGAAGCCGATATCTGATGATGTTTAACGCAATGCCAAAACGACTCCTAAGCATGAAAGCTGTTGCAGCTGCCCTGCTTGTTTTAGTGTTGGGTGCGTGTTCCCGCAATGAGATGCAGCAGCTTTCCATTGCCATAAACCCCTGGCCCGGTTACGAGTTGCTGTATTTGGCGCAAGAGCAGGGTTTTTTTCACGAGCTGGGGTTGGATGTGCGCTTAGTGGAGCTTAACTCGCTTAGTGATGCGCAGCGCGCTTATATGTCGGGGCAGGTTGACGGCTTAACATCCACCTTGGTGGAAGCCGTACTTATTCAAGTTGATTCCGCTTACCCGTTGCAGGTGGTTATTCCCACCGACTACAGCAACGGCGGCGATGTTATTTTGGCGCAGGCCGGCATCACAAGTTTAACCGAGCTAAAAGGTAAGCGGGTGGGCTGCGAAGCCAACAGTTTGGGTATACACGTTTTATACCACGCGCTTCGGCGGGTTGGTTTATCCCTGAGCGACGTAGAGGTGGTAAATGTGGGGCAGTCACAGGGGAGCGAAGAGCTGGCACTGGGTGTGCTAGATGCACTTGTTACCTACCCGCCAACGTCTATAGAGGCCCTAAAGGCGGAAGGTGTGCATAAGCTATTCACTTCGCGTGAAGCGCCAGAAGAGATACTCGATGTGCTATCTATCAAACAGTCGGTGCTTGAGCGCTACCCGGCGCTACCTCAGCAGTTGTTAGCCGTTTGGCAACGCGCTTACGAATATACAGAGCAACACCCCAAACAGGCATTTGCCATTATGGCGGAGCGAGAACAAGTTTCAGTAGAAGAATTTGAAACAATGTTCAACAACGAAATACATGTATTTGATAAAGATGGCGCACTACAAATATTGCGCGATTGGTCGTCGCTAACCAACAAATTAATGGAAACCTGCGAAGTGTTAAAAGAAATTAATCAACATAACAGCAATTGCTCGCGCGTGCATACGATGGTGAATCGTGAGATGTTTTAATGCTTAGTCGTTTTGCTAGGTTATGGCGCACGTCGGTTGCGTTTAAATTAAGTACTCCCATCGTGGTCGTTGGGGTAGTGCTTGTGGTGGTTATCTATTGGGTGGTGCGCAGCGAAGGTCGCGAGCTCACACAAAAAAGTGCCGTGCGCTTAGCTAATTTACTGGTCGACTCGATTGTGCTCGGGGCGCAAATTAACGGTAGCAATTCCAATGTTGTGCGCCTTGTTAATGCTTTAGGGGTGTACCGCGAGCTGGAGTTTGTGGCGTTGATTGATGAGCGCAGTCAAACTATTTTGGCGGCATCTAAAAATCGCTTAATCAATTCCCCTCAATCGGCGCTCGCCGAATACACCTTGGCCCTGCCGCTGCTGGCAAAAATAGACCGGCTCGAAAATGTGTATTTTATAGAGGAAGGTAGCCGCTACCATATGGCTGCGCGCATTAAATTGTACGACCCCGCCACAGTGTCGCTGCGCGATATGACCATTATTTTTGTTATTAATGCGCAAAAGGCCAGCGGTGAATTGGCTAGCGCCCTAAACCTAACTATCTGGGTTTTAATTATTTCAATTTTGTCTATGTTGTTTGCCTCTAGCTGGGTGCAGCAACGGGTGTTGTTTCGGCGTTTATCTAAATTCGAAAGTTTAATTGCCAGCGAGGTAGAACAGCTAACCGGCAGTAAGCTTGTTAAACGCGACGGCGATGAAATAGATGGCATTCAAGCCAATTTTTTAACCATGCTGCAAGAAAAGCACGAAGCGGATGTAGAGCGTGAAATGGCGCTGGAAGCTGCAGAGGCTAGCAACCAAGCCAAAAGTGATTTTCTGGCTAATATGTCCCACGAGTTGCGCACCCCGCTTAATTCAATTATTGGTTTTTCTAAACGCATTTTAAAAACGCAAGAAAATTTAGATGAGCGCCAAGTGCATTCCCTTGGGGTAATCAGTCGCAGTGGGGAGCACCTGCTACAGCTTATTAACGATGTGCTCGATCTCACCAAAATTGATGCGGGGCGTATGGAAATTTCGCCGCGACCAACGGATTTAACGCAAGTGTGCCGCTACGCCATAGAAGACCAGCAAGAAGCCGCTCACAGCAAAGGCTTGCGTCTAACGCTGCATGCCCCAGAAACTTTAGTGGGCGAAGTCGATGAGCTGCGTATTCGCCAAGTAATGCTTAACCTTGTGAGCAACGCCGTTAAATACAGTGAGCAGGGCGAAATTGTGGTGGCGTTGCGCTATGTGGATGATGCCATTGAAATATGTGTAGAAGACAGTGGCATAGGCATAAAAGCAGAAGATCAAAAACGGTTGTTTAAGCGCTTTGAGCAGTTCGATATGCAAAGCCGTATGCAAATAGGTCGCGGCTCGGGCTTGGGGCTATATATTGTGAACGAGTTTGTGCGCCTGCATAAAGGTTGGCTTAAAGTTGAATCGGAATACGGTCGCGGCAGTCGCTTTTATGTGTACTTGCCTAGCAAGGCCGTGGTTGAGTAACTATCTAAGTCCAGCTATTCAAACCGGAACTTCGCTTGACGATAGCGCGCCCCTCGCCAACAATGGGCACCCTTGCGCTGTTCAGGTTTTACCATGTTTCAACACGACACCCTTTTAGAAAAAGCCCTCTCATTCTCGCGTTTTGATGCCAGCCATTGGTTATCGCCCTGTGTTTTGCGCCCATTTCAGTTAGATGGCCATACATGGCCTACCGCAGAGCATTACTTACAGGCTAACTTGGTGGCGAGTGCTGCGCTGGCAGACAAAATTCGCCAAGCCGCCAGTGGCGAGCAGGCTCATGCCTTGGGTAGCCCTTGGTATCGCCGCAAGCGCAAAGATTGGAAAAACTTGCGCCGCGTATTAATGACCCGCGCCCTCTACACGCAAACTATGACTCACCCCGATATTAAAGATGCCCTGCTTGAAACCGGCGACCAGCATATTGTGGAAACCTCGTTGTACGATCACTACTGGGGTATAGCGCGCGATCAACGCGGTGAAAATATTTTGGGTAAAGTGTGGATGGGGGTGCGCGACAAAATCCGCGCCGACGCTGGCAAAACACCAGCACAAAGCACGGTAAAAGAGCAGAGGGAGTAGATTTTGGCAAAGCAAAAAACCGGCTACGTATGTACCGATTGCGGCGCAGATTACTCCAAGTGGCAAGGACAGTGCGCCGAATGTGGCCAGTGGAATACCGTACAAGAAGTGCGCTTGGGCGCGGCTACAAGTAGTCGCAGTGCAAGCCAAGCGGGCTACGCAGGGCAGGGTTTATCTAAGGTTACGCCCCTCGCCGAAATAGATTTGGCCGAGTTGCCGCGTATTGCCAGTGGTATGGATGAATTAGACCGCGTACTGGGTGGCGGCTTTGTGCCCGGCTCGGTGGTGCTTATTGGTGGCAACCCTGGTGCGGGTAAATCAACGCTGCTACTGCAAACTCTTTGTCATTTATCGCAAAAACACCCTGCGCTATACGTAACCGGTGAGGAATCGCTGCAACAGGTGGCAATGCGCGCGCAGCGTTTAGGGTTACCTACCGACAAACTCCAGCTTTTATCTGCCACCGATGTCGATGCACTCTTGGCCAGTGCCGACCAAGTTAAACCCAAACTTATGGTGGTGGATTCTATTCAGGTAATGCATCACGCCGATATTCAATCTGCCCCAGGCAGTGTGTCGCAGGTGCGCGAATCAGCTGCAGCGCTCACTCGCTACGCCAAACAAACCGGCACAGTGCTTATTTTGGTGGGACATGTAACCAAAGATGGCAGCCTTGCCGGCCCGAAAGTGCTCGAGCACATTATCGATTGCTCCATCATGATAGAAGGCTCTAATGACAGTCGGTTTCGCACCTTGCGCGGCAGTAAAAACCGCTTTGGCGCGGTGAACGAGCTGGGGGTGTTTGCCATGACCGAGCAGGGCTTAAAAGAGGTGTCTAACCCGTCGGCTATTTTCTTGCAGCGCTCCGACGAAGTGGCCTCTGGCTCGGTAGTCATGGTGGTGTGGGAAGGCACGCGCCCGCTGTTGGTCGAAATACAAGGCTTGGTGGATATGTCGAGCTTGGGTAACCCGCGCCGCGTTGCGGTAGGGCTAGAGCAAAACCGGCTGGCGATGTTACTAGCGGTGCTGCACCGCCACGGCGGCATTATGGTTGGCGATCAAGATGTGTTTGTAAACGTTGTGGGCGGTGTGAAAATTGTAGAAACCAGTGCCGACTTGGCGTTGTTGTTGGCGCTGGTGTCGAGCTTTAGGGATCAACCCCTACCGCGCGACTTAGTGGTATTTGGCGAAGTGGGCCTAGCGGGGGAGATTCGCCCCGTGCCCAGTGGCCAAGAGCGCCTGCGCGAAGCGGCCAAGCACGGCTTTAAAAAAGCAATCGTTCCCGCCAACAACGTCCCGCGCGAACCTATCAAGGGGTTGGAAATTGTCGCAGTCAAAAAACTAAGCGAAGCCCTAGAAGCCATTTAGAACAATCGTTAAATGCTAATTGCTAATCTCTAATGTCTAGTCATTAGCAATTAGCGTTTAGCGATTGAGTCACGGCGACTCTGCGTTATAGGCTTCGTTTCGTTGGGCTACAAATTCTATTACTTTTCTAAGCTTTTCGTGGTCGGTGTCGCCGTGGCCCGAAAACTCTAAGCCCACATAATGCTCTTTTAAATGTGCTACGCGGCCGTGGGCTATTACGCGGCCAGCGTGCTCTAGTTCCAGGTGCAAAGTAATAGACTCTTCCTCTTCGAGCTGGTGGTTATCTAATATGGCAATAAGCGCACCGGAGTAAGAAAGGTTAATAACAAATACCGGCCAATTGGTCTCGGCGGTGATAAGCGTGCCTTGTGCGCGCGTGTTGTGGCGCTCGAACTGGCGGCGCTCGTCGTCAATCTTTGGGGCTTGTTTCATAGCTCGATCTCTAACGTGGCGTTATTAGTTCTGCTAAAACACGCTCGCTGGCGTGCGGATCGTCCATGTTGAGTTCAATAATTCGACGCAGGTGGGTAATGCTCTCCATATCGATACTGTCGCAGTGAAAGCCCAGAACATGAGTGCCGCTGTGCACAAGGGTGGCACGCATATGGATATTGGTTTCGTCGCTTAGGCGAATAAAAATATCGGCGGGCGAGTCGGCGCGCAGCTCGTAGT from Saccharophagus degradans 2-40 includes these protein-coding regions:
- a CDS encoding sensor histidine kinase; this translates as MLSRFARLWRTSVAFKLSTPIVVVGVVLVVVIYWVVRSEGRELTQKSAVRLANLLVDSIVLGAQINGSNSNVVRLVNALGVYRELEFVALIDERSQTILAASKNRLINSPQSALAEYTLALPLLAKIDRLENVYFIEEGSRYHMAARIKLYDPATVSLRDMTIIFVINAQKASGELASALNLTIWVLIISILSMLFASSWVQQRVLFRRLSKFESLIASEVEQLTGSKLVKRDGDEIDGIQANFLTMLQEKHEADVEREMALEAAEASNQAKSDFLANMSHELRTPLNSIIGFSKRILKTQENLDERQVHSLGVISRSGEHLLQLINDVLDLTKIDAGRMEISPRPTDLTQVCRYAIEDQQEAAHSKGLRLTLHAPETLVGEVDELRIRQVMLNLVSNAVKYSEQGEIVVALRYVDDAIEICVEDSGIGIKAEDQKRLFKRFEQFDMQSRMQIGRGSGLGLYIVNEFVRLHKGWLKVESEYGRGSRFYVYLPSKAVVE
- a CDS encoding ABC transporter substrate-binding protein, whose amino-acid sequence is MPKRLLSMKAVAAALLVLVLGACSRNEMQQLSIAINPWPGYELLYLAQEQGFFHELGLDVRLVELNSLSDAQRAYMSGQVDGLTSTLVEAVLIQVDSAYPLQVVIPTDYSNGGDVILAQAGITSLTELKGKRVGCEANSLGIHVLYHALRRVGLSLSDVEVVNVGQSQGSEELALGVLDALVTYPPTSIEALKAEGVHKLFTSREAPEEILDVLSIKQSVLERYPALPQQLLAVWQRAYEYTEQHPKQAFAIMAEREQVSVEEFETMFNNEIHVFDKDGALQILRDWSSLTNKLMETCEVLKEINQHNSNCSRVHTMVNREMF
- a CDS encoding GNAT family N-acetyltransferase yields the protein MNMEEDLALLYAEPNALGQALGKAVPDWQGAGNISAATLEGRFTRVVPLNPRKHAQALFEANQQSPDQRMWTYLPYGPFDDFEAYDCWLQMAATTTDPRFLCIEHKASGAPLGVLAYAAIDEARGSVELAHLAFSPALQQTVQATEAVYLMLEHAFALGYRRCEWKCHAHNAPSRNAALRFGFTYEGLFRNHLVVKGRNRDTCWFSITDDEWRELLPRYRAWLDESNINALGIQSLSLREFLVN
- a CDS encoding PilZ domain-containing protein: MSEFRKHGRKLVKCAVRLTHKEFGEIVTETRDISETGVFVSCADLVSFVAIGERIQAKLYADCDSVSETHLEVVRLSDEGVGLAFI
- a CDS encoding glucosaminidase domain-containing protein, whose product is MQNAKTKFIALLFTAYIIATFGLLIWAIQHSPSRAINTSTAFGPAPDFSAITDIAERKATFFNYFTPIIEHKNTLILADRERLAAVQNDWQEDATLSNTHQFYLSRWLKRYKIKEEWPIEKQLAELNKRMHIIPPALVLAQAANESAWGTSRFAQDGNNYFGQWCFKKGCGLVPSGRRANAKHEVRKFKSPAGSVDAYLRNLNTHRAYKQLRNIRAQLHQANQPITGVALAEGLIKYSERGEEYVHELQAMMRSNGLEE
- a CDS encoding NADAR family protein produces the protein MFQHDTLLEKALSFSRFDASHWLSPCVLRPFQLDGHTWPTAEHYLQANLVASAALADKIRQAASGEQAHALGSPWYRRKRKDWKNLRRVLMTRALYTQTMTHPDIKDALLETGDQHIVETSLYDHYWGIARDQRGENILGKVWMGVRDKIRADAGKTPAQSTVKEQRE
- the parC gene encoding DNA topoisomerase IV subunit A gives rise to the protein MTESTVVYDAEEQIPLKQFSEKAYLDYSMYVILDRALPHVGDGLKPVQRRIVYAMSELGLKSTAKYKKSARTVGDVIGKFHPHGDSASYEAMVIMAQPFSFRYPLVDGQGNWGSQDDPKSFAAMRYTESRLAAFSDVLLAELGQGTVDWQPNFDGTLDEPKVLPAKVPTVLLNGTTGIAVGMATDIPPHNLRELVNATIHLLENPNATVPELCEHLLGPDMPTEAEIISPREDIIKMYETGKGSLKMRAIWTKEGNDAVITALPHQVSGAKILEQIAAQMQAKKLPMVADLRDESDHENPTRLVIVPRSNRIDIDGVMNHLFATTDLERNYRVNLNMIGINGRPGVRSLDKILGDWLSFRMVTVRRRLQHRLDWVNRRLHLLDAALIAFLNLDEVIEIVRTEDKPREVLMQRFDLTEEQANYILDTRLRQLARLEEMKIRGEQDELQKERDTIEKTLGSARMMKTLIKKDMLQVLKEHGDERRSPIVTREESQAFSEDQLLTSEPVTVVLSEKGWIRSAKGHEMDPASLSYKAGDEFKFASRGKSNQSVILIDSTGRSYALAAHTLPSARGQGEPVTGRLNPPSGATIEGMLMGSEDQRVLLASDAGYGFVGKLGDLVSKNKAGKAALTLPKGAEVLPPTVIEDLDNTWLAAFSNEGRLLVFKVTELPELARGKGNKIINIPSARVQNREEFVIALAVVQASDTLKVVSGKRHLNLKFKDLEHYIGERGRRGNKLPRGFQKVDAVELL
- a CDS encoding DnaT-like ssDNA-binding domain-containing protein, which encodes MKSSLVPEKTIAVPPSLAATIGLEEAVMLAVLADLGPLAEARPNNGYTWLTIATEHLAEATPFWDAREVQRVCQSLRDKGILLIGSAHFGSEPSFKFAYNERSAAPAQTGRTPIVSMPQKGPTIRAEEAQVDEISQSFGKNFLGANWRPSRDTLTQLAQHNIPEHFALEQLPNFITYWRERREAHRSWGAKFVQHVIFKWRDFESKRNQKDQAIAMHAAWQPSLDAMDVLTVHAGISRGFVEDAIPEFVLYWQERGDVLKTWNSKFIQHVRLQWKKYNSAVEHSTDPKPIPENWQPSNDVYDVLRLANIDLAFAQSVLPEFILYWRDSKQVHTSWNTRFLQHVKFHWAKRLANGTATNNGTQPAQRSTREISIEEQLTDRSWAV
- a CDS encoding replication protein P: MKNNLPTEAGQSNSGQRQPPNTGHIDAINQVFALFQLNYHNQYFKAFSNDKDLNYIKRLWLDSLSRFEPEVLLKASRSVIENSEFLPTLKRMIQACEEAAQPDLPDAHQAFIEACQAPSPKAGFTWSHPIVYHAGKASDWFFLQNNPEHIAFPVFKANFNKLCERLLKGEELPAPQVKALPAETTTPLNKQENQVRLKQLRDTLKI